The Desulfococcus multivorans DNA window CCCCGAGCAGCCGCACCCGCAGGCGTCTTTCGGGGGTGCCGTCATCGTCCGCCATATGCGTCGGACCAGATAGGCCGTCGATATGCCCACCACCAGCAATACAATCCATTTATCCATAATGCCTCTTTGCGGTTGTTGCGTTAAACTCAGAATCCCACCGGGTAAACGCCCACTTGCCGGGAAAAAGACGAAAAAAGGAATCACTCGCCTCCGGATCTACCTCACCTATACAATAAGGCATGCCAATGGTTGAAACAATCACAGCCTTTGCGACGAATGCGCCCGTCAGGGCGATATGGGTTCGCCGGTCCGGCCCGACAAGCCGAAGAGCCTATCCGCCCCGGGACGAAAAAGGCACCGATAACCCATTCAATCCGTTGGGAAAGCGGCACGGCGGAAAAGGGTGTTGGTTTTTATCCGGTTCTGTATTATTCTTCCCCTCGTATTTTTCTCCAACCCCCGGAAAGGACGGCAATTGTGAACCTTTTCTTCAAAACCGCGACGTGGGCCGGATCGGGCCTCGTTCTCTTCCCCCTTGCCCTGATCATTGCCGGCATCCTGTGGTTGAGGGGCAGAGCAGCCGATGCCCTGCTCGTTTCAGGGGGACTTCTCGGCGCCTTTATCCTGGTTCACGGCTTCAAACGCCTCTTTGCCAGGCCGCGGCCCAACGTCCAGGATCTGTTGGTGTCCATGCCTTCCGACTTCTCCTTCCCCAGCGCCCACACCACCCAGGCCGCGGCCTTCGCCCTTGCATGCGCCATGGCGCTCTCCCGCCATGTTTCCACGACCGCCGGCCTGCTGATCTGGGGATGCCTGGGTCTGACGGTGCTCCTGGTGGGCATATCCCGGGTCTACCTCCAGGTGCATTACGTCTCGGACGTTGTCGCCGGCGCCGTCCTCGGCGCGGCATGGGTGCTGACCCTCCACCGGCTGCTGAAATGGGCGGACCCGCAATTCTGAAAAAATGCCGCGGAAAGAGAGGACGATTTGCGAAACAAGTTCCTGGGTACGGGCGAAACCGGTTTTCATCCCCTCCGGAAGATCAGGGTTGTCCTGTCCGGCCTGAAATATGCCGTCCGATACGATTTCAGCGTCACCTACAAGCTGATGCTGTCGGCCGTCGTCCTGTCCATCTTCTTTTTCTTCCGGAAGTGGATCGATTTCCTGCTCCTGGCGGCGGCCACGGCCATGATGCTGCAGGCGGAGCTCTTCAACAGCGCCATCGAGGCGGTGTGCGACTTCATCACCACCGAAAAGAGCCGCAGGGTCAAGGTCATCAAGGACATCTCGGCTGCCGCAGCCGGCATCTGCATCCTGCTGTGGGGGATCATTCTCGCCATCGAGACCTATCAGGTCCTGCGGCTGTTTTCGATTCTCCATTGACATTGAGGGAGGTCATACCGTGGAAAAGCGGATATCCGGCAAATTGCCGAACAAAGAGAAGCTTGCCGTGAATGACGACATGCTGCGAAAACATTTCACCGTCATCCGGATCATCTGGACGGCCATGCTCGCGTCGCTGGGGATCTATCTCGCGCTCTGTCTGCTGACGGGAAATACCGTTCGGCAGCCCGGCCCGGGCGAGGCCCCCCTCGACACCCTGCGGCGGATCCTCATCGCCGTCTCCGCCGCGGAGCTGGTTTTCATCGATCTGTTCCGGAGGCGTACCCTGAAGCCCAGGCCGGGGGTATCACCGGCAACGGCGATCCGGAAATACGCGGTGACCGTGCTGGTCTCATGGAGCGCCGCCGACAGCATCGGCATCTTCGGGATGGTCCTCTATTTCCTGGGCGACGACGCGGCGTACCTCTATTTCCTGATCGCCGTATCGGCCCTGGCGATGTTCCATTATCGGCCGAGATACGGAACCCTGAAGGGGTTGGCAACGGCGGCGGCGCCCCGTGAAGGGTGAGGCTGAGGGTTGAAACTGAAGGCTGAAGGACATAAATGCCGCATCCGTCAAATAAGCACCCCTATAGCCTTCAGCCTTCAGCCTATGGACAACAGACCGCCTTTCTACATGTAGGTGACGAACTCCGGCTCGA harbors:
- a CDS encoding FeoB-associated Cys-rich membrane protein encodes the protein MDKWIVLLVVGISTAYLVRRIWRTMTAPPKDACGCGCSGCGMASSCEKGAEADRWPENRDGAGRGS
- a CDS encoding phosphatase PAP2 family protein, which encodes MNLFFKTATWAGSGLVLFPLALIIAGILWLRGRAADALLVSGGLLGAFILVHGFKRLFARPRPNVQDLLVSMPSDFSFPSAHTTQAAAFALACAMALSRHVSTTAGLLIWGCLGLTVLLVGISRVYLQVHYVSDVVAGAVLGAAWVLTLHRLLKWADPQF
- a CDS encoding diacylglycerol kinase yields the protein MRNKFLGTGETGFHPLRKIRVVLSGLKYAVRYDFSVTYKLMLSAVVLSIFFFFRKWIDFLLLAAATAMMLQAELFNSAIEAVCDFITTEKSRRVKVIKDISAAAAGICILLWGIILAIETYQVLRLFSILH